The window TAGCCCTCGCCGTCGACGCTCTCCAGATCGTAGAATGTTAGAGTCACACTCTCATCACTCTCTACAAAGGGGTTGGCTGATGTGAAGTGAACTTTCTGTGACGATATATCAGGGAAGATGTTGCGTCGCGGCATATTCTCCTTGGTGAATCTGGTAGCTGTCACAATCATACTGCCATCTCCGGGGTCAGCTGACAAGGAGCTGTCCAGGTCTTCATATCCATAGCTCTTCCTGCGACTCCTGGTGCGCACGGAGCCGGAGCGGCGGCGGCGTCGTCGCGCCCACGCGCCGCCCTTGTCCACCTGAGTGATCTCTGGAGGCAGGGTGATGCCATTGCTGTCACCATTATATGGACCCTCGATAGACTCATTGAGTGGTATGATTTTAGTTGCTGGGCTGTTCACAATTTCCTTAGAAAGGAGTTCTCTTTCCCTTTTATTAAGTGACTCCTCCCTTTGTCTGAGAGCAATGAGTCTTGACATCCATTGCTGGCTCAAAGTATCCTCGGACACCTGACGAGGTTTGTATGTCTCTATAGTTCCACTGAAGGGCTTCCTGCATCGAGGAACAAATCCAGGCAGCTCCAGTGCCAATGCAGCCAGTGTAGGGGACAGAGAGCCTCTAGTCGAGTTTGACTCCTCAATTTCCTTCCTTTTCGGACTGATATTGGAGTAAATAGGACTGTCTAGAATGCTCAAATGTGTCCTGGGAGCGGGCTCCACTGCTCTGCACAACTCCACTGCCTTTTCAGAGTCACATTTATTAACTTTTGAGAAGTGAGGTGAACTGTGTATAGACAAAAGAATCTCACTTAAATGTTTAGGTCCTGCCAGGGTGTCTATGTTGGCGAGCACAGTCGGGTGGTAGAGAACGACGTCGGGGCGCAGGGCGTCGCTGCGGTCGTCGGTGAGGAAGGTGACGACGTCGCGCAGGTCGTCGCTGTAGTGGAACTCCTTGATCTTGTCATCGCAGGCATTGCGGCGGTAGCACAGCGCGTGCAGCACGGCGCCCGCCTGCCGCAGCAGCCCGACGGCCGGCGCCGCGCCCAGCTCGAAGCAGTTCACTCGCAGCTCACAACCTTCGCTCACAAATATGGACGCAGGGGTTATACATCTCCGCAGCACGACAATGTTCAGCGTCTCTACAGCCTTGCAGACGCGCGCCAGTTCCAGCAGCAGGTGCCAGGCGAAGCTCTCAGCGATGTACTTGTCGGTGGCGGCGCACACCTCGAACAATTGCTCGAGGCTGCGCCAACAGTTATACTCGAGCACAAAGTATAACGTCCTCGACGGGCCGTGCAGAATAGTATCGTAATAACGCAATACGTTCACAAACTGCGCCTTGCTTATTGTTCGCACTTCGTTGACGACGTTTTGTATTTGTTCGTCCGAGTACGCGGAGCAGTCGAACGCCCGCCACGCGAATATGTTATTGGTGACCTTGTGTCTAACTTTATAGAATGTACCACCGCACAAAACGTCTAAAACTTGATAATCTTTCAATTTTCCTGACATCTTTATgtttttatcaaataatttattttttacattttgtaaccGAAACAAAGCAGCCGAACTTTTGAATCTAAACGACCGTTATTACTTTAGTGATGCTCAAatgttcgacaaaaaatatttatcgagCGTAACGGTTTTCTTATAGATGTTTTGTACAGAAGTTATCGATAAACTTAATTTATAACAtgattttttataca is drawn from Pectinophora gossypiella chromosome 19, ilPecGoss1.1, whole genome shotgun sequence and contains these coding sequences:
- the LOC126375660 gene encoding uncharacterized protein LOC126375660, coding for MSGKLKDYQVLDVLCGGTFYKVRHKVTNNIFAWRAFDCSAYSDEQIQNVVNEVRTISKAQFVNVLRYYDTILHGPSRTLYFVLEYNCWRSLEQLFEVCAATDKYIAESFAWHLLLELARVCKAVETLNIVVLRRCITPASIFVSEGCELRVNCFELGAAPAVGLLRQAGAVLHALCYRRNACDDKIKEFHYSDDLRDVVTFLTDDRSDALRPDVVLYHPTVLANIDTLAGPKHLSEILLSIHSSPHFSKVNKCDSEKAVELCRAVEPAPRTHLSILDSPIYSNISPKRKEIEESNSTRGSLSPTLAALALELPGFVPRCRKPFSGTIETYKPRQVSEDTLSQQWMSRLIALRQREESLNKRERELLSKEIVNSPATKIIPLNESIEGPYNGDSNGITLPPEITQVDKGGAWARRRRRRSGSVRTRSRRKSYGYEDLDSSLSADPGDGSMIVTATRFTKENMPRRNIFPDISSQKVHFTSANPFVESDESVTLTFYDLESVDGEGYQVPRQEQKAFKDINKFKYLDLEKLTSEKRAAMQQCGQSSPSKQAKLSKQIFTDITNKNVTLRKTPSKASLTSKGSVSSEQSLWSVQSDMGRRGGGGECVAERTRSSVRQSLAPTPAAPPDSEVKKSKRKSLLPFKTPFKFMTSTKI